GCAGGTTACTTTTCacattgtaaataaaaacagaatTTATGAACTCCATCcggttaaaaataattcaaaaaagggaaaataaaaatagcaaaaaatggcatacgATAAAGTGAATTAATTTCGTGAACTTtgtggtaatttttttttattccgaAGTGTGCATTTTGGTGTTTTACAGGTATGAACAGTTCTTCCTAAAAATATGcgacattttgttttccaaaTGGTTGCCATACctaacacaaaaatatggaCAAAAGGGTAAATAAAACCGTCATGTAACGATACATTGTTCTGTTAAATAGACAACTTTGTGTGGCACATAAGTGTGCGActttaaattgttttttaacttattttCCATAaggagcaattttttttttttttgaaaacaaTTTAACACTTCTTTTTCGCGCTTACCCCAATTCGTTAAAAAAACACCTCATGTGTGTGTCACAATTTAAGAATACCACGTGTGCTGAATAGAAgacgatttttttgttactgCCACATACGCGTGCGTGTAAAATCAGCGCCTGTCTCAAATTACATTTCTCacgaaatgaaaacaaaaataacgaCAGCTGCACTTAATTCACACGTACACGCACACATGAGACATACGAAATagcacacacatatgtgtttTGGCACTTCTTGGCTCATTGGTTCCGCCTTCCCAATTGGATAGAAGGACAAAGCTGACACGGCTAACACAGCTGCGACAACTAATGCAGTTGACTTAACTGGGAAAACCTTTTCCCTCACCTGACAACATGGACAGCTTCAATGATAGGAGCATTCTGCGGAACTATAAGAAAAGCGTCCAAGACTTAAAAAGAGTCAAAACTTCAGCACGTAATTTAAACCTTCAGACAGGAACTGAAAACTACCAAAAAATGAGCCCTGCTAATGGGGAAGGCAAAAACGATGCAAAGTATACAATATCACAGGATCaaagtgaaattttttcaaatagcAATCACTCTGATGCGAATTTATTCTCGGATAATAAACCCTTCTTATGTGATTCGAAAACGTACTACAGTAAGCACAGCAGCCATAGCAACTACAGCAGCCATAGTAACTACAGCATCCATGACAACCACTTCAAACGAGTAACATATATGGAAAGGCAGAAAATAACCAAAGACAAACACGAGAGTAACATTTCCAGCGTAAATAAAGCTCACCTAAAtgtgaaaaacaaatttgtaaGGAATAACAGTGCAGCGAAGTATGGAATAAATCTAAACAAATCCCTCGacaaaattagcaaaatAAGAATTATGCAAAAGTTTAGAAGAAACATTCACAGCCACAACAATGAAAGGGATAAACACCGAATCGGCACCTTCGAACACAATAACCTTTTCGACAAACATACTGCACGCGACAGCACTAAAAATACTACTAATAGTAACAACAACATGAAGTTCAAAGATTTTTATCACAATAGATTAGACAGCGCAAGTACATGCGATAGGGAAATGGGGACAAATAACAAAAACGTTAACCACTACAAAAACAACTCCTTTCATGATAACCCCCAAaattcaattaaaaaaaatctaaaTGAAGTGGCGAaacagaatggaaaaaacatcAATTCGAATTTCCCCCCAAGTAATCAAATTAAAAGTAAACCAACTGTCATTCCCAGTAGTATCATTTCGCTGAACACAAAACACATGACCATATTTAAcgataaaacaaaatttccaCTTTACTTCCACCCTATGAACCATtctgaaaaattaaaaaatgtaagcaCCCCTCATATGAATAACAACTCCTATTGTAACAATGGCAATTATGCCAACattaaaatgggaagcaaTCCCCCTGACGGTAATGCTTTCCAAAAAAGTAACTTCCTCCAAAAAAGCGACCTCACCTTTAGCGTGAATAAACGGATGGAACACTTCAACCTTTCACATTATTTAAGTAATCACAtacagggggaaaaaagcgTTAACCCAAAACACAACATAGCTGAGGactcaaaaaggaaagatgAACTAATTCATAATAAAAGTGCCAACTGGAACGATTCAGTTGTCCAATTCATGAATGagtatatggaaaaaaaacagtatcttcaaaatttacaaaaatttaatgacgGCCTGAAGAATATTCCTGTCGGAAAGACAAACCCACTCATTAGCAATTTCAACTTGAGACACTCATTTGATATGAGCAGAAACAGCAATGtggttaaaaataataaatccataaaaaataattattttaaaaaaattgtagagGGAGAAAACACGAAATCAAAGCTATACGAAAATTACGTAGACTTTGAAAAGGAATTCAGGGATAAAACGAAGGtgccaaattttttgaaaaaaacgaatgaacaaactgcagttttatttcctcaaaataattatgatgaaaaacttcatccacattttccttttagcaaaaataatagcaGTGCAAAACGCACACTTAGCAATGTGggtgaaaaaaggagtgtTGTGAAAAGTGAACCACTAAAAACAAGTGACAACGCTTGCAAAAAACAAGAAACTAAAAAAGTCAATGCACACATAATTAATATTCCtctaaattttaaattaaaaaaaaaaaaaattataaattgtaaaaatattagtcAAGATACATCaggtaaaaaagaacataatTACACAAGCGCGTTGTTAACTGACCgttatagaaattttttaaatagggaaaaagaacaaaaacaacaaaatttaaattttaacgaTAAAGCAGAAATTTTCAGTAGAGGCGAATTTCTCggttcctttttaaaaaaagatttgcAAGATGAACAATGTATGCAtgttgaaaaattatttaattcagATATGGACGACACGATGAGCAACCAAGGGAGAGAACAAGCTAAACAGAAAAGGGAGGATAAAACGCGCGGAAAAAGGGATAATGCTGATCATGATGCAGATAGTGCTAACACACAACTTGGCCAAAATATCGCCCACATGGAGAAGCAAAGGGAAGATAATTCCACACCCGATTTGAGTACACACACAGGAGCTTGCGGCCATGGGATTTATGTGCAAGAACAACTGCACGAACAACAGCGTAAACTAATATCAGGattaaaagagaaaaatggggatCATGAAAATGAAGCACAAAAATTATCCCCAGCAGCATCAGAATTGACTCAaaattttagcaaaaatggaaatgacAGCGAAgatggcaaaaagggaaatatagAAATGGCTAAATTTTCCGCTAGAAATATTCTGGAAACACAAAATTtggatgaacaaaatggcagGCGCGAGATAGAACAACAGGTCCTTAATCCATCCATTtttgagaaggaaaaaaaggaagaagaatgcctcgacagaaaaaatgaaacatgcAATGGCAGTgataaagaagaagaaaaaaaagaagatcTCGACCTACCTATTAAttgggaaatttttaacaacatATATAGCAGCAACACAGATAATGAGGCCGCTTTAAAAAGTTGTGCAAGAAGGGACGACCAGGAATCACACTCACTAGGCAGACCAAGCAATATTCAGAATGATGGCACGTCTGACACTACaataagtaaatttttgaaagaggaaaatatgGACGAAGAAGATGCATACGAATATGAACCGGGGGCAAGCAAACAAGATGTCGAAATGGGCGTTGAAAAAGGATACTATTCTGCACAAAGCTACCACAACAATGGGGAGAACAAATATGCGAGCATCCAGAGCGGTACCATTgatgaagacaaaaaaaggagaaacgtAGATCCACAACACGAGGGACAAATCACcacaaagaaggaagaagtaaaagaagaaaaaaaacaaaaagaggaaagcGTACAAGGGGAATGCTTCAAAAACGTCTCTGAAGACAAAGATAGCACCCCAGAAGATGAAGACGCAAAGAGCgaaatgagcaaaaaggaCCAAAAAAGGACCATTAACGATGATATTACGAAGGGTGAGACTGACAAATCGAACTCCTTAACTAGCCACAGCGATGTCGAAGATTTCAATGGCCCCACAGAAGATGACTCAAAAGAAGAAGTAAGTGCTACCAATTTTAAGCAGCAAAATGGCAGAAATAGaagttcctttttaaatgacaaaattgaagaagaggaggaagaattAACGCTGGAAAGTATTCGCGCCCTATTCGAAACAGAATGTacagaagaagcagcaaatgaagaaaaggaaaaaaaggaaccaacACAAAATGGTTACATCATGCAGGATGAAACGGATATAAGAAGAACCAATAATAACGATTACGTGCATGTtcaggatgaagaaaaactaAAGCGTTACGAAACTGAGCAGAAAAAATCTCCGAATAGGCATGAAAACAGAGAAGACGAAGTTTTGACGTATAAACAGGTAACCCAAATGGAACCAAAGGGTGATGGCGAAGAACCAAAAGGGatagaaatggaaaaagaaaatatgcaCAATGGGGACAACACCGAAGAGTgtaaacagaaaaaggatTCAAATAAATGCGAAAAAGGTGAACATGCTGAAAGCGGATATAATGCATGCATAGATGAAACTTTAAATGAAGAGATTCTTTATGGAAATGAGACAAATGGAGAacagaataaaaatgaaaaaaacagcgaAATGGATTATGAAAAGTGCAAAGAAAGTAATAGAGACCTATCTGAAATGGACATTTCAATCGGCCGTATCACCCCCCAAAATGATGATGAAAGCAACAGCGACCAACGTGTaagtaaaaatgatgacataAGAGAAAGTACAACTCCTAAAGGCACAGACACTCCGGGGGGGAATAAGCGCGTAACCCCAAACTATGACGCTCTTGTTAAAGCTGAATTCAATGAAAAGGACATATATTCCCCTACTCAAATGCTGAATGATGACAATGTTAACAAGGAAATTGAACATATAGATTCGAACAAAGTGACAAGCAATGAAACAATAACAGGCTTTAATCCTCTCCtcatagaaataaaaaaacatgcgTTATTTAAGCAATTACATATCAAAGAAAATCGACTACGTTACATTAACTTCTTGTATAACTCATTCGACTACGATACGGGAACAGTTAGCaaggaaagagaaaatgGACCACAAAATGGGCCATTAAATGGACCACAAAATGGGCCACTAAATGGACCACAAAATgagcaacaaaatggaacactAAATGGACCACAAAATGTGCGACAAAATGAGCCACGAAATGAAGTAAAGAACGAAATTAGCGCTTGCAGCAGTAACGGCACTAAAAAGGACAGAACAAAAAGTTACGCGCATAGAACGCACTTTGAAGAAAAGGTCAGGcgaatttttaattcagCACAAGACCAAAATGAAGCAGTTCACCAGAGCAGTAGTAACATACAAAGCACAAGAAATGCCACTAATGAGccattaaatgaaaaaatagatagCCAAATTGAAGGCAATAAATCTAGTGACTCTAACATGATATGCGAAAAGGAACAGGGCAGTGCAACTCTCCAGAACGAACCAATTCAACCAAACACACAAACTGAAatggtgaaggaaaaagataTTGAAACGGAAGATAAACATTCTGCAGTCTTCGATGAAAAGAATAAGAACCACCACATTGACCACCACATTGACCACAGCATTAACCAGAGCACTGACGACACCGATGACGACTCTGATGAGAACgcagaagataaaaatattttgtacgaAGACATTAAAAGAAACCTATGGCTGCAAAATACGAATCTTTCTGAAAATAGAGTACAATACATCCAAGTCGAATCGGTGAAATGCATCATGTTGTTTTGCTATCTGCACAAAATTAAGTATTTCCAAGGCATGCACGATATGATCATATGTCTCTTTTATTTAAACCTTCAACCCTACGAAATTCTCTGCGTCTTTGAAAAGATACTACATTATTATGCCCCCTATTTGTACCTACAAAATAGTTGCATGTATAGCTCTCCACGAATTAATGCAAGCACACAGGCGGACACGATTAGCTGCGCCATATCAAACATAACTATGCAAATATGTAACACtaatgggaaattttttcgtcttctatttcaatattttttcccgtaTGTTAGTTATTACGTCGATACGGCAGTCAGCGACACATGGccatctttatttttcctgaaCCTTATCTTCAGCAAATTCGACAATGTGTTCTGTTTGCTATATTTATGGGTACGATTaatacaaatgaaaaatcaaaagagtGAAGTTACTTGtgattttattcttttcataTTATCCTTCTGCATGCACAAATTGAGGCTGGTCAAAAGcgaattttacgaaaaaagagGTTTAACGAGTATGTTTACGAATTCCACATCTGTACTGTCAAGCGAGGGCAAAAATAGGGATGAAAAATCTACACAAGGACAAACCGAAAAATGCAGTCATAAAGTAATAAAACAAGTACACGGGGATGAAAGCAATTGTAAAAAGGATGAACACAAGGGAGACGACGAAAGGCAGGCAACACATGAGGAATGCGCCAAACAGGCAGACAACCAAACTGATAATAAAATTCCCCATCCGATACAGACAAAGAGGAAATATActcaaaaaggtgaagaaaaagtaaaagcaaaagaaattattcgaaaaataaaattatccaCGTACAGCTCAGAAAtgttttctctattttttgaATTCAGTTCATCTTTTGATGACCATTTTGgggataaatacaaaatgcACATAGACTGTATAATAAATGATATCCCCAAAATTAGAGACATTATTCCTTTGAGCTTTTTACACTTCCTTACGAAATATAATTCTGCATatcagaagaagaacaagaaaaacaaGAACAGCAACAGCGTGAAAAACCTCTACGGGTACACAAAAAACCAAAAAGTATCGAACAGCTTTACACACACCCCGGATGAACATTTGTGCCTACATATAAAACTGTcagatttgttttttattcataacaATGTAGAGGGatatgattttattttcctgcGATTAGTAAAGTGCCAAATAATTTTGAGCAAGTTGATATTAATTAATCCTGGTAACTTGGTCATAGAAAATTTTGcgcgttttaaaaatgtagacgaATTTGTAAAGCATAAGAAAAAACTACATATACCCACCATGTACAGAAGAACAATGTACATCGTTCTCCTATGTTCCCGAGAAAATAATGCGAAATTGAAAGATTGGCACATGAACTCGAACGATAGGTATATGCATAAAGACAAGACAAACACGGCAAGTAACGGAAAAAGTGAATCCCAAAACGTATATTCCAACAgagtttttttcaaaagaaacaacaacaaaaaatacatgtgcTTCGAACATGATTGTGAATTCCCCGTAGATAATACCTACCTCAAAAACCTCATAACAACATTggtaaaaaacaattttaagcGTTTAACCATACTCAAAGTACATCCAAAGGTGgtcaaaataaagaataagaaaaaaataacagaaaAGGGCACAGCAGATCGTAACGAACCcgtaaaagaaaatagctttttctttcatatgTTCAACATagtgaaaaagaagatataccaaaatattacaaaagaTACTGAGCCGAATAAGAACACTCCTCTCCAAAGCAATCAACCACAAAATAACAATACAAAATTTGccttaaaggaaaataattttaaaatgttcaaCGACAGGAGGATAAGAAAAAGAGTAAACTATAGCAACAGAAAACCAGTTTTGTattcaaaaaatgttatgcagaaaaacaaatatgaaaaccccccaaaaaaattaaataatgacATCCCAAATGGTTCATCAgacaaaatgcaaaataaggtagacaaaaaaattcagatgTTCCTCTTAAAATTTCGTAAACGTAATGAATCAAAGAGACTAGTACATGGTTTTAGGACGATTGGAAAGAGAATGAATTTAACTTTCGGATTATTTCCTAAGCCCTATGTCGACCCCGTTAACAATCGATCAAATGTGAGGGAGGGCTGTGTGCATAGAAGACTCCCAAAACAGAGACAGAAGAAAAGCATTTTccgcattttaaaaaaaacagaaataaatttagagAAAAACAAACCACACAGCAATAGAACCTCGTTGAACAACAAAACAGACGCATAAGATATAATTGACACCAAAATGCACATCTCCAAAACgaattacaacaaaaaaaaactttatttttataaa
The sequence above is drawn from the Plasmodium cynomolgi strain B DNA, chromosome 10, whole genome shotgun sequence genome and encodes:
- a CDS encoding hypothetical protein (putative) yields the protein MDSFNDRSILRNYKKSVQDLKRVKTSARTENYQKMSPANGEGKNDAKYTISQDQSEIFSNSNHSDANLFSDNKPFLCDSKTYYSKHSSHSNYSSHSNYSIHDNHFKRVTYMERQKITKDKHESNISSVNKAHLNVKNKFVRNNSAAKYGINLNKSLDKISKIRIMQKFRRNIHSHNNERDKHRIGTFEHNNLFDKHTARDSTKNTTNSNNNMKFKDFYHNRLDSASTCDREMGTNNKNVNHYKNNSFHDNPQNSIKKNLNEVAKQNGKNINSNFPPSNQIKSKPTVIPSSIISLNTKHMTIFNDKTKFPLYFHPMNHSEKLKNVSTPHMNNNSYCNNGNYANIKMGSNPPDGNAFQKSNFLQKSDLTFSVNKRMEHFNLSHYLSNHIQGEKSVNPKHNIAEDSKRKDELIHNKSANWNDSVVQFMNEYMEKKQYLQNLQKFNDGLKNIPVGKTNPLISNFNLRHSFDMSRNSNVVKNNKSIKNNYFKKIVEGENTKSKLYENYVDFEKEFRDKTKVPNFLKKTNEQTAVLFPQNNYDEKLHPHFPFSKNNSSAKRTLSNVGEKRSVVKSEPLKTSDNACKKQETKKVNAHIINIPLNFKLKKKKIINCKNISQDTSGKKEHNYTSALLTDRYRNFLNREKEQKQQNLNFNDKAEIFSRGEFLGSFLKKDLQDEQCMHVEKLFNSDMDDTMSNQGREQAKQKREDKTRGKRDNADHDADSANTQLGQNIAHMEKQREDNSTPDLSTHTGACGHGIYVQEQLHEQQRKLISGLKEKNGDHENEAQKLSPAASELTQNFSKNGNDSEDGKKGNIEMAKFSARNILETQNLDEQNGRREIEQQVLNPSIFEKEKKEEECLDRKNETCNGSDKEEEKKEDLDLPINWEIFNNIYSSNTDNEAALKSCARRDDQESHSLGRPSNIQNDGTSDTTISKFLKEENMDEEDAYEYEPGASKQDVEMGVEKGYYSAQSYHNNGENKYASIQSGTIDEDKKRRNVDPQHEGQITTKKEEVKEEKKQKEESVQGECFKNVSEDKDSTPEDEDAKSEMSKKDQKRTINDDITKGETDKSNSLTSHSDVEDFNGPTEDDSKEEVSATNFKQQNGRNRSSFLNDKIEEEEEELTLESIRALFETECTEEAANEEKEKKEPTQNGYIMQDETDIRRTNNNDYVHVQDEEKLKRYETEQKKSPNRHENREDEVLTYKQVTQMEPKGDGEEPKGIEMEKENMHNGDNTEECKQKKDSNKCEKGEHAESGYNACIDETLNEEILYGNETNGEQNKNEKNSEMDYEKCKESNRDLSEMDISIGRITPQNDDESNSDQRVSKNDDIRESTTPKGTDTPGGNKRVTPNYDALVKAEFNEKDIYSPTQMLNDDNVNKEIEHIDSNKVTSNETITGFNPLLIEIKKHALFKQLHIKENRLRYINFLYNSFDYDTGTVSKERENGPQNGPLNGPQNGPLNGPQNEQQNGTLNGPQNVRQNEPRNEVKNEISACSSNGTKKDRTKSYAHRTHFEEKVRRIFNSAQDQNEAVHQSSSNIQSTRNATNEPLNEKIDSQIEGNKSSDSNMICEKEQGSATLQNEPIQPNTQTEMVKEKDIETEDKHSAVFDEKNKNHHIDHHIDHSINQSTDDTDDDSDENAEDKNILYEDIKRNLWLQNTNLSENRVQYIQVESVKCIMLFCYLHKIKYFQGMHDMIICLFYLNLQPYEILCVFEKILHYYAPYLYLQNSCMYSSPRINASTQADTISCAISNITMQICNTNGKFFRLLFQYFFPYVSYYVDTAVSDTWPSLFFLNLIFSKFDNVFCLLYLWVRLIQMKNQKSEVTCDFILFILSFCMHKLRLVKSEFYEKRGLTSMFTNSTSVLSSEGKNRDEKSTQGQTEKCSHKVIKQVHGDESNCKKDEHKGDDERQATHEECAKQADNQTDNKIPHPIQTKRKYTQKGEEKVKAKEIIRKIKLSTYSSEMFSLFFEFSSSFDDHFGDKYKMHIDCIINDIPKIRDIIPLSFLHFLTKYNSAYQKKNKKNKNSNSVKNLYGYTKNQKVSNSFTHTPDEHLCLHIKLSDLFFIHNNVEGYDFIFLRLVKCQIILSKLILINPGNLVIENFARFKNVDEFVKHKKKLHIPTMYRRTMYIVLLCSRENNAKLKDWHMNSNDRYMHKDKTNTASNGKSESQNVYSNRVFFKRNNNKKYMCFEHDCEFPVDNTYLKNLITTLVKNNFKRLTILKVHPKVVKIKNKKKITEKGTADRNEPVKENSFFFHMFNIVKKKIYQNITKDTEPNKNTPLQSNQPQNNNTKFALKENNFKMFNDRRIRKRVNYSNRKPVLYSKNVMQKNKYENPPKKLNNDIPNGSSDKMQNKVDKKIQMFLLKFRKRNESKRLVHGFRTIGKRMNLTFGLFPKPYVDPVNNRSNVREGCVHRRLPKQRQKKSIFRILKKTEINLEKNKPHSNRTSLNNKTDA